The region CATCCAATAGCTCCAATTGGCCTTGTCTTCGGCAATGCTATCGATGTCCGGGATGGCGCCGTTTTCGCTCAAGGCGATCATCTTGTTCGTGCCCACATCGCTCACAATTTTATTGTAGTAGTTTGCACCGGAATTGTGGTCGTTGAGCGGGTCATAAATGTCAACTGCGACAATGTCCACGTAATCGTCGCCCGGATACCAACTTGCATTGAGGGCTGAGTAATCGTAACCGAATTGCGGGTCGGTATTGATGTTCCAGACCCAAAGCAAATTCTTGAGGCCGTTTGTCTTTACCATGCGGTCAAAGACGAGTCGGTAAAGCTGTTTGTAGCAGTCGCCACTGCCGACTCCCCACCAGAACCAGCCACCGCTTGCTTCGTGAAGCGGGCGCCAGATAACGGCGACATCTTTCTCCTGCAATTGCTTGAACAGTGCAGAAACTTTATCAATATCGCTTACGATGTCCTTGTATTCCTGAGAGGCTTCGTTGATTTCCTTGCAAGTGGAATCCTTGAATGCCTTGGTGTAGTTGAAGCACGTGTTGCTTTCGCTAGAACCCTTGGCGCCGTTGGCGCAGCCGCTGCTGCGGTAGCCGTTCATGGGGTAGGTGTCTTTTGTGTAGAACACCGTGTCTTCGCCGACTTTCCAATGCCATGTGAATGTCGGGATGCCGCCCAACTTCCAAAGTTCTTCTGCCATCAGGAGGTTGTTTTCGGAATAGCCTCTGAACCAGCCTTCATCGGAATGTCCGCCGGCGGCAAAGAGCATATCAAAACCGCCAATGGCGGGGTAGTGCCCGGAACGCTTGTAGAATTCGGCAATGTCCGTCTGGCCTTTCCACGAGACTTCGGCGTCGGTGTACTTGCAGGAATCGGCAGGAGTGCAGCCTCCCGGCGGAATGAGCCGCATGTTGCCGTAATCGTAGTTGAAATTCTGGTCGCTAATCATCATGCCGCTAAGCGTTGCCTTCGTAAAGTTCTCGCGCAAGAACGAGAATACTTTGCGAGCAGATTCTGTCGCGTTGGGCGTGACGGGCGCGGTCCCGATTTTGTATTCCGGGTCGGGGTGGCGCTCAACGGTGATGTTGTCTACGCCAATCGCCTGGTTTCCGACCGTAATCTTGTTTTCGCCGACTTTCATCTTGGCAGATGCGGATACGACGTAGCTTGAATCGCAATTGCGCGGAGTCGTGAGCATGGAGCCTACATCGACGCCGTTGACCGTGATTTTAGAAGTAATCCAGTCGTACTGCTTGATGAGAACTTTCGTGGTAATATCGTAAACGGCGGTCTCTTCGACTTTGACCGTAAACGTGATGCCGCTTGCGTCTGCGGGCTTAGCGTATTTGCCTCCGGAGAAGTCTGCGCCTTCGGCTACTGTTACGCCGTTCAAGTCCTCGGCTTCGTAAGTTGTCGGTGCCGCGTAAACTGATGTTGTAGCGACTGCTGTGGCAAAAGCCATTGCGGAACAAGCGCCCGCGAATAATTTACATCCCATAATCACACTCCAAATTTATATTACTTCACCAAAATTTTCCCGTTCTGCGCAAAGCCTTTTCCTTGCACTTTCACGAGGTATTGCCCGGCTGCAATTCCATTCAAGTTGATGCTTGCGCTTGCACCGTTGATGGCACGACTCATCACTTGGTTGCCTTGCATGTCGAAAATCGCGACTCTTGCGGTTGCGCTGGCAGCAGCGCTCGGAACGCTAATTTGCAAATTCTTTCCGATAATAGACAAACTTGCGGTACCCTTCTGCGTATGTAACGTGTTCTTGATTCCCGTTGTCGGCGGCGGGACGATTTCGTACTTGTCCCAGCCCGGCATGTCTTCGAGTGTCAAGGTGTATTCGTTGTTCATCACGATTTTCCAGCTTTCGGCGTTGTTGTCGTTAGCCCAGCCTTCCATCGCGTAGTCACCGTACCAAGGCATGAACCAGCTCCAGTTGGCGCCATCGGCCTTCATTTCGTCAGGGTAGGGCACGGAACCGTTTTCGCTGAGCGTAACGATCTTTCTCCCGCCGAAAATTTCCTTGACGGTTTCGAAACTCCCGACAAGGCTAGAGTGGTTTGATTCGCGCGGGTAGTAATAGTAGTCGCGGCCCACAACGTCCACGTATTCATCGCCCGGGTACCAGTCGAGTGCGTCGGTCGCTTCGTCGGTGGTCCATACCCAAATTAAGTTGTGCAAACCCTTCTGGTTTACGAAAATGTCGAACATGAGCTTGTACAAAGCGACGCAGGGCTTTGCACCATCGGTGCCCCACCAGAACCACTTGCCGCTTGCTTCGTGGAGCGGGCGCCAAAGAACGGCGACACCTTCTTTTTGCAAAGACAAAAGCGAGTCGGCGATCATTTCCATATCGCGGACAATTGCCTTGTATTCTGCACTTTCTGTTTTCCACTTGTCGGAGGCCTCATCATAAGCCTTGGTAATGCTGAATTCCGTGAAAGGTGTGTTGCCGCTAGATTCGGTGTAGAATGCTTCTACATCGTGCATCGGGTCTTTCCAGTGCCAGTTGAATTGCGGAATGCCGCCTGCTTTCCAGACGGTCTTTGCCATTTCGAGCGAAGCATGCGTGTAACCCTGATACCATTGCTGGTCGGAATTCTTGCCTGAGGCGTGCAAAAAGTCAAAACCGACGAGGACCACGTTCTT is a window of Fibrobacter sp. UWB4 DNA encoding:
- a CDS encoding glycosyl hydrolase, which gives rise to MKTFNYTNFVATATVAALAGSAFAASPIRLEAEDAVLANDHKVVVSEDANASGGKFVQMKEGNLEFKVTVTATGYYTLWANYQLPTESGNKIQNLTVNDVSAGQISFGTSDDFKTIKGAGKIKLTAGENKIGIIHSWGWVNLDYIELTEYEASPWNISPKPVTPEPTESAQKLYNFLLNNFGKHVISGVMTERPFENNGQYTPQNYETQTELSYINKASGKNVVLVGFDFLHASGKNSDQQWYQGYTHASLEMAKTVWKAGGIPQFNWHWKDPMHDVEAFYTESSGNTPFTEFSITKAYDEASDKWKTESAEYKAIVRDMEMIADSLLSLQKEGVAVLWRPLHEASGKWFWWGTDGAKPCVALYKLMFDIFVNQKGLHNLIWVWTTDEATDALDWYPGDEYVDVVGRDYYYYPRESNHSSLVGSFETVKEIFGGRKIVTLSENGSVPYPDEMKADGANWSWFMPWYGDYAMEGWANDNNAESWKIVMNNEYTLTLEDMPGWDKYEIVPPPTTGIKNTLHTQKGTASLSIIGKNLQISVPSAAASATARVAIFDMQGNQVMSRAINGASASINLNGIAAGQYLVKVQGKGFAQNGKILVK
- a CDS encoding glycosyl hydrolase; this encodes MGCKLFAGACSAMAFATAVATTSVYAAPTTYEAEDLNGVTVAEGADFSGGKYAKPADASGITFTVKVEETAVYDITTKVLIKQYDWITSKITVNGVDVGSMLTTPRNCDSSYVVSASAKMKVGENKITVGNQAIGVDNITVERHPDPEYKIGTAPVTPNATESARKVFSFLRENFTKATLSGMMISDQNFNYDYGNMRLIPPGGCTPADSCKYTDAEVSWKGQTDIAEFYKRSGHYPAIGGFDMLFAAGGHSDEGWFRGYSENNLLMAEELWKLGGIPTFTWHWKVGEDTVFYTKDTYPMNGYRSSGCANGAKGSSESNTCFNYTKAFKDSTCKEINEASQEYKDIVSDIDKVSALFKQLQEKDVAVIWRPLHEASGGWFWWGVGSGDCYKQLYRLVFDRMVKTNGLKNLLWVWNINTDPQFGYDYSALNASWYPGDDYVDIVAVDIYDPLNDHNSGANYYNKIVSDVGTNKMIALSENGAIPDIDSIAEDKANWSYWMTWSQTWSGNFLEKTTTEMWKRNLDDKRIIALDNMPGWDKVTVRNFGSKRIVTNNISLAINGKSLSLFTNKNGRATVTVFDLTGHRVATLMQGHISAGTHDLSLQSIASGNYIIKASIDKHNTMQILRLK